In a genomic window of Cuculus canorus isolate bCucCan1 chromosome Z, bCucCan1.pri, whole genome shotgun sequence:
- the LOC128850478 gene encoding uncharacterized protein LOC128850478 produces MSPIPGSSPLGCILRHWKEGGFGQEMQKKKLIDYCNVWWTQYALEDQVQWPEHGTLDYNTILQLMYCKQEGKWDEVPYVELFFVLRNNREWQKECGIMLLETESNSRCRGCSAEGKCIQCSAVENVVQHRQDEDFDLLIAPLTPTAPEIYKEENLEKQVEDSNTPISHRTRQRETVEQGAKTKIMAPLRQGIGAEGPVYVKVPFSPGDLMLWKQSAGTYRENPDKVARVVKMIMKTQNPDWDDIQVLLDTLMDTTEKGMVLKAARERVREDIRQGVATGTVEQNFPIEDPMWD; encoded by the coding sequence ATGTCACCGATTCCAGGGTCATCCCCTTTAGGGTGTATATTAAGACACTGGAAAGAAGGAGGATTCGGGCAagagatgcaaaagaaaaagttgatAGATTATTGTAATGTTTGGTGGACTCAATACGCTTTGGAGGATCAAGTGCAGTGGCCGGAACACGGGACTTTGGACTATAATACTATTTTGCAGCTAATGTAttgcaagcaggaaggaaaatgggacGAGGTCCCGTATGTGGAGTTGTTCTTTGTGTTACGGAATAATAGGGAGTGGCAAAAGGAGTGTGGAATTATGTTGTTAGAAACTGAGTCGAACAGTAGATGTCGGGGTTGTAGCGCTGAGGGAAAATGTATACAGTGTTCGGCAGTAGAGAATGTAGTGCAGCACCGGCAAGATGAGGATTTTGATCTCTTAATAGCCCCCTTGACTCCTACAGCCCCAGAGATATACAAGGAAGAGAATTTAGAGAAACAGGTGGAGGATTCAAACACCCCGATATCTCATAGAACACGGCAACGAGAAACAGTAGAGCAAGGAGCAAAAACAAAGATAATGGCTCCATTGAGACAGGGCATAGGAGCTGAAGGACCGGTTTATGTAAAGGTACCGTTTTCTCCCGGAGATCTAATGCTCTGGAAACAATCAGCCGGGACTTACCGAGAAAATCCAGATAAAGTGGCACGGGTAGTAAAAATGattatgaaaacacaaaatccGGATTGGGATGACATACAGGTGTTGTTAGATACACTAATGGATAcaacagagaagggaatggTATTAAAAGCGGCACGGGAACGAGTAAGAGAGGACATAAGACAGGGAGTAGCCACTGGAACAGTGGAACAAAACTTTCCTATAGAGGATCCGATGTGGGACTAA